The region AGAATACTGGCTAAGAATATCTTCATCGTGGATCCGGGTTCGTAAACGTGCCGGATAGCCCAATTAGTATGAGTGGTTTCCTCGAAAGATGCGTAACGGTTCGGATCGAAGGAAGGGAAGCTAGCCATGGCCAGTATTCTACCCGTATGAATCTCCATCAGGAGGCCGACTGCCCGCTTGGCACCGGCTTCCTCGAATCGTTTTCCTAAGGATTTTTCCAACTTGAACTGTATCAGACCGTCCAAAGTCAGATGGACGTTCGATCCGCGAGTAGGGTCCGACTCGGTCGGAGTCATGAGTTCTCGATTATAATAATATTCTAATCCGGATAAGGCCTTATCATCGTCCATTCCGGTAAAACCGATAAGGCTGGCGGCCAGGCTACCGTGAGGATATACTCGTTTGAATTCTCTTTCTCTTCTTACTCCCGGAAGAGCCATTTCCATAATCCGACTTGCGGTGGTATCGTCTATCTCCCTTTTCAAAAGGAAGTAACGGGTTTTTTCCCGTATCAAAGCCTCGATTCTTTCGGGAGGAATATCCAAATAGGGAGAAATTTGGACCGCAGTGAAATTGGGATCGTATATATTTCCGGGATAGATTCCGATCGTGGAGGAATCTATGGAGAGAGCCAATTCTATCCCTCTTCTGTCGTAAATGGCTCCTCTTAGAATCCTTTCTCCGTTTTTAAAAGCGATCTCCCGATCGTTGAAAAATACTAGATAACCCACGCGGACCAAAAGCCCTGCGAAGAAAACGCATAATAATACGAAAAGTACGGTGAAACGTTTTCGATTTAAGACATTGTACTCCATCGGTGGATTCTATCTCTTTCTAGTTTCGGTCTTTTTCAAGATAGTCTGAGACCTTTTCCGGTACAAGTGAAATACTGAAAGAAGAGAGAAGTAGTTTCTTAAAAACTGGCGATCACCTTTCCGCGGAGTTTGCGAAAAGGAACCAATCCGTAATTCCTAGAATCCGTGGAGAATTCCCTATTGTCTCCGAGTACAAGGATATAACCGGGAGGAATACGACCCGAGTCCCCTATATTAATATTTCCGGAGACGCTAACGACAGGGAGAACGGACATGGAAGGGGCCTGGGTCTTGTAACCCGAGTTAACGAAAGGCTCCTCCAAGGAGGAATCGTTGATAAGAATTCTTCCTTCGGAAAATCGAAAGAAATCTCCGGGAAGACCCACGACTCTTTTCAAACTCAACTCGGCTCCGATGCCGTCCAAGACTAAAACGTCGAATCTTTCCACCTCCGGATCCAAGAAGGTTAGGACCCAGGGACCCAGTTGCGCGGGAAAACCCCATTTTTTTACGAGTACCCAATCGCTTTCCTTATAGTTAGGAAGCATGCTCGTTCCGCTAATGAGATAAAACTGTATAACAAAAATGCGAAGGTATAGGATCAACCCAACGGCCAAAACGACCGGATAACTCAACCGTATCCAACGAAAGATCGGTGTCCTTAGCTTATCCAAAATCTGCATAAGAAAACTTGAAACGGTTAGAATCCCGTCCTTCCGTCCATTGGAAACAGGCCGATTTTCCTTACAACGGTAAATTCCGCGATTTAAGGAACTTTGGATTCGATAGGTGACTTCGGTCTATCCCTCCACCAAAGGATCGGTTGTTCTATTGCCAAGAATATGATCCAAGAGACCAAAAAAGTGAAGCCGAAACATACGATATAAAACTTAGGAAGCACCCAAGGAGTAATCACGGTTTCTCCTCTCAGCGCCCAACGGGTCGCGATTCCCATCAACGGAATATTCCATAGATAAGCGGTGAAACTTACTCGAGCGATCGGACGGAAGATCACGGAACCGAGAACCTTCTTCACGATTCCGTAATCCTGGATCCCGAGAAGAATGAGTACCGCTATACCCAGATTATAAAAATTGGTGGTAAGAGTAGGTCGGATCCAATGATCCCAATCGAAAGTGTAGGAAAGACCGAGAAGCAATGTTCCCAATGCAAAGAATGTATAATATTCCGATTTAGTCAAAGGGCCCTTATTTTTTCTCCAGACCACGTACTCGGCCAAAAGCATTCCCGCCACCAAAGAATCGAAACGATTTTGGGTGTAGAATGTGGCGAAATAATCCATCGTTCCGTGGGAATACTCCACGAATCTGCAGACTAAAGGAATAAAGTAAAGGACTGTGAGAATTACGACCCTCGTTCTAAGAGTCTTATTGAATAAGAAGAAGGGGCCGAGCGCTACGAGAACCAAATAGCATTGCTGCTCCATGGAAACGTACCAACCCACATCCATCACTCTCGGAAAATAATTGGAAACAAAGAGAACATCGGACCAAATATATCCCAGAGCCGCCTGTCCCTTAGCGATTAAAGTCAGAAGTTCCGGACTAGGATTCGGATTGGATGCCAGCCCCATGATCTGATTTCTGGCATAAAAATAAGAAAAAGCTAATGCAAAGTAATAGGCCGGCAGTATCCGTAGGGAACGATTCACAAGAAACTTTCTATACGGAAAAGCCCCTTCCTTAGCGTAGGAAGAAAGCACTCCGTAATAACTCAGGAAACCGCCGAGAACGAAAAATACGTCCACGATCATCAATTGATTGCGTATGAACCAAAGAAGGATATCGGGCATGGGACTCATCATTTGTTTCTTGGAAACCCAAAGATGATAGGTCATTACCATAAGAATCCCTATGGCTCGGATTCCGTTGAGAGCGTCGATCTCCCCTTTCTTCTTTTCAAAAATGGATAGTAGATAGGTCTTCATATTCGGTAAAGGTCGTATCCGAAAATATTCTAATAAAAGCCCGGTCCCCGGAGTCGAATCTCCGAAAATTCGGGCGCCGGTTTCTAAGAGCCGTAAAGAGGCCGATTTCACCGGTCTAAATAAGAAAAATCGTCTCGCCCATGGCTGCAAGAATTAATTCCCGGGGCTCGAACCCCTAAACGATAAGGCCGTTTGCGAAGACCGATTTTAAAGAAAGAATGGTGTCATTTTCACTTAAAACAAGGTGACTTGTAATCCGAGGAAAAATCGATCGCAAGAAATTGACTTGCAAGCGTTCCGATTCTGATGGATTGTAATGACATGGCACCGAATAGCCCGGTTCAAAATTACATTTCCCGCTTTCAGGAAGAAAAAGGAAAGATCAAACTCTTTCTTTCCAAGTTTCCGTTTTACGGAGACATTTTAAAAAACCACCAATACTACGATGCAGATCGATTGGCAAGGGCCGAATTAGCTAAAAGACTCGATTCTCTCAAGGAGCCTCTTCGTCGTATCGAAGAGGGTTTCGTTCGTGACCGAAGAATGGACCTAATAGGATCCACCGAGGTCTTACTATCGGTTGTGGAAAGATTAAAGAACGAAATCGTAGGAGCAAATTACGGATTGAACGGAATCGGAACGGGATTCAAAGCAACCGAAGCCGAATTGGAAGCCTTGGCGGAATGGGATTATTCTCTTATCAAGCACGCAGAAGAATTGGAAACAAAAAGCAAGTCCCACGGACTCGGAGCCCAACCTACCGTAGAAGCTGTAAGGGAATGGGTAAGCAATTTCAGGACGGAGTTGGACGAGTTCGATATCGCTCTTAAAAAACGAAGAGAAGTCTTTTTAAAATAATATCCTGTTTCCGTTTGTCGGAAACAGGACAGAAAGCAATACACTAAAGTAAGGAGCCTATATGGCATTAATAGACGTAATCAAATACGAAGGAAGTCCCGGAGAAATCGTTTGGAAATTTCCACGAACCGATATCAGCACCTTCGGACAACTCGTAGTCAACGAAAGCCAGGAAGCTATATTCTTCAAAGAAGGAAAAGCCTTGGATGTCTTCGGCCCGGGAACTCATACCTTAAAAACGGGTAACGTTCCTATCTTAGAAAAACTAGTGAATCTCCCCTTCGGAGGACAAACTCCTTTCACCGCCGAAGTCGTTTATGTAAACAAATCCTTGATCCAATTGAAATGGGGAACTCCGGCCCCGGTCCAAGTGGAAGATCCAAAATATACGATCACCTTGGGATTGAGAGCTAACGGTACTTATAATATCAAGATCGTAGATTCGAAATCTTTCGCAGTCGGAGTGGTCGGCGCCAGAGGAGCTTACACTCAGGACCAGGTGGATAATTTCCTAAGGCCTATGATCGTCACAAGGCTTAGCGATTTTCTCGCCGAAGTCGTTCTCAAATCCGGTGAACCGATCACTCGCTTAAGCCAGCACTTAGAGGAAGCTTCTTCGGCAGGTAAGACCAAGATTCAACCCGATTTTGCAAAATACGGAATCGAGGTTGTGGATTTCTTCGTTCAATCGGTGAATTTCGATCAGAACGATCCGAACTTCCAAAAGATCCAAAAGGTACTTACCGATAAATTCGAAATCGATACGCTCGGCGGGATGTACCAACAAAAGAGAATGTTGGATATCGGAGAAGCGGCCGCAAGCAACGAAGGCGGCAATGCAGGCCAAGGACTTTCCGCGGGCTTAGGCCTCGGAATGGGAGTGAATATGGGTAACCTCATGTCGGGTATGATGGGCCAGAATAACCCGACTGCTGGGAACGGTCAAAGCGACGCGACAGCGAGACTTGCCAAGCTTAAGGGGCTATTGGACCAAGGCCTGATTTCCCAAGAAGAATTTGATGCCAAAAAAAAGGACATTCTAAACTCTATCTAAAGTATGAGCAAAACCCTTACCAAGTTGAGAGCGGAATTTCGTTGTATTAACGATTCTTGCGGAACGACTTACGATCTGAACGAAATCGTATACGAATGCCGTAAGTGCGGGAGTCTTCTTCAAGTATCCCACGATCTCAACGCTCTCAAGGAGAAATCCGGCAAGGAATGGAAGGAGCTTTTCGATTCCAGATTGGGTTCGGTCAAATTCCCTAATTCTTCCGGGATTTGGAACAAGAGAGAATGGGTTTTGCCTCACGCGGAAGATTCGGATATCGTAAGCTCCGGCGAAGGTTTATCCCATCTATTTCATTCCGAAAGATTGACAAAACATTTCGGCTTGGGCGGACTTTGGATCAAGCAATGCGGAATTTCCCATACGGGGTCTTTCAAAGATCTGGGTATGACCGTGCTTCTTACGCAAGTAAAGCATATGTTATCCAAAGGAGTGAAGATCCGTGCGGTAGCCTGCGCTAGC is a window of Leptospira wolffii serovar Khorat str. Khorat-H2 DNA encoding:
- a CDS encoding acyltransferase family protein, yielding MKTYLLSIFEKKKGEIDALNGIRAIGILMVMTYHLWVSKKQMMSPMPDILLWFIRNQLMIVDVFFVLGGFLSYYGVLSSYAKEGAFPYRKFLVNRSLRILPAYYFALAFSYFYARNQIMGLASNPNPSPELLTLIAKGQAALGYIWSDVLFVSNYFPRVMDVGWYVSMEQQCYLVLVALGPFFLFNKTLRTRVVILTVLYFIPLVCRFVEYSHGTMDYFATFYTQNRFDSLVAGMLLAEYVVWRKNKGPLTKSEYYTFFALGTLLLGLSYTFDWDHWIRPTLTTNFYNLGIAVLILLGIQDYGIVKKVLGSVIFRPIARVSFTAYLWNIPLMGIATRWALRGETVITPWVLPKFYIVCFGFTFLVSWIIFLAIEQPILWWRDRPKSPIESKVP
- a CDS encoding LIMLP_15305 family protein, which codes for MAPNSPVQNYISRFQEEKGKIKLFLSKFPFYGDILKNHQYYDADRLARAELAKRLDSLKEPLRRIEEGFVRDRRMDLIGSTEVLLSVVERLKNEIVGANYGLNGIGTGFKATEAELEALAEWDYSLIKHAEELETKSKSHGLGAQPTVEAVREWVSNFRTELDEFDIALKKRREVFLK
- a CDS encoding SPFH domain-containing protein codes for the protein MALIDVIKYEGSPGEIVWKFPRTDISTFGQLVVNESQEAIFFKEGKALDVFGPGTHTLKTGNVPILEKLVNLPFGGQTPFTAEVVYVNKSLIQLKWGTPAPVQVEDPKYTITLGLRANGTYNIKIVDSKSFAVGVVGARGAYTQDQVDNFLRPMIVTRLSDFLAEVVLKSGEPITRLSQHLEEASSAGKTKIQPDFAKYGIEVVDFFVQSVNFDQNDPNFQKIQKVLTDKFEIDTLGGMYQQKRMLDIGEAAASNEGGNAGQGLSAGLGLGMGVNMGNLMSGMMGQNNPTAGNGQSDATARLAKLKGLLDQGLISQEEFDAKKKDILNSI
- the lepB gene encoding signal peptidase I, translating into MQILDKLRTPIFRWIRLSYPVVLAVGLILYLRIFVIQFYLISGTSMLPNYKESDWVLVKKWGFPAQLGPWVLTFLDPEVERFDVLVLDGIGAELSLKRVVGLPGDFFRFSEGRILINDSSLEEPFVNSGYKTQAPSMSVLPVVSVSGNINIGDSGRIPPGYILVLGDNREFSTDSRNYGLVPFRKLRGKVIASF